A window of Juglans regia cultivar Chandler chromosome 7, Walnut 2.0, whole genome shotgun sequence contains these coding sequences:
- the LOC118349003 gene encoding protein PSK SIMULATOR 1-like produces the protein MVAEPWIVKIGSQVSSNLRHKLLLEPSKRKSPKNNYVPKQTIGILSFEVATVMSKTVLLHKSLTDSEISKLKTEVLKSEGVLNLVSSDEVHLLELALSEKLDDLNHVSCVVSRLGKKCTEPALQGFEHVYGDVVSGVIDVRELGFLVKDMEGMVRKMERLVNATANLYTELEVLNELEQSTKKFQHNQHKESKRAFEQKLIWRRQDVRHLKEISLWNQTYDKVVELLARTVCTIYSRICIVFGDPAMKSKNSQSGLDLHRRLQTGSGAEQLKRVFSRSSENHSVEKKVTSYKSQFDSRRGEVALFRPEEFSFPCGTSPGRLFMDCLSLSSSVSKYDEDDDDGDRDDRISRVSRVCISGNAGRKREHVNYSNHVNRSQTGVPFSGDQREYKSGVMQSARFGPKSRLTVYAPSTTVGGSALALHYANVIIIIEKLLRYPHLVGEEARDDLYQMLPTSLRMSLRTNLKSYVNNLAIYDAPLAHDWKDNLDGILKWLAPLAHNMIRWQSERNFEQHQIVTRTNVLLLQTLYFAEREKTEAALCELLVGLNYICRYEHQQNALLDCASSFDFEDCMEWQLQCGATYLH, from the coding sequence ATGGTTGCGGAGCCTTGGATTGTAAAGATAGGTAGTCAGGTAAGCTCCAATCTCAGACACAAGCTCCTTCTCGAACCTTCAAAGAGGAAGAGCCCCAAGAACAACTATGTCCCAAAGCAAACCATAGGCATCCTTTCCTTCGAGGTAGCCACCGTTATGTCAAAGACCGTTCTTCTCCATAAATCCCTGACCGATTCCGAGATCTCCAAGCTCAAGACCGAGGTCTTGAAATCCGAAGGAGTGTTAAACCTGGTGTCCTCCGACGAGGTCCACCTTCTGGAGCTCGCTCTGTCGGAGAAGCTCGACGACTTGAACCATGTCTCCTGTGTGGTGTCTAGGCTGGGCAAGAAATGCACCGAGCCGGCCTTGCAAGGGTTCGAGCACGTGTATGGGGACGTCGTGAGTGGGGTTATTGATGTGAGGGAATTGGGGTTTTTGGTGAAGGATATGGAGGGAATGGTGAGGAAGATGGAGAGGCTTGTGAATGCGACGGCAAACCTGTACACTGAATTGGAGGTGTTGAATGAGCTGGAACAGTCGACGAAGAAGTTCCAGCACAATCAGCACAAGGAGAGTAAGAGGGCTTTCGAGCAGAAACTGATTTGGCGCAGGCAGGACGTGAGGCATCTCAAGGAAATTTCTCTTTGGAACCAGACGTACGATAAGGTTGTGGAGCTCTTGGCCAGGACGGTGTGCACAATATACTCTAGGATTTGTATCGTCTTTGGGGACCCTGCAATGAAATCGAAGAACAGCCAAAGTGGGCTTGATTTGCATCGTCGTCTCCAGACGGGTTCGGGCGCGGAGCAATTGAAACGGGTTTTCAGTAGGAGTAGTGAGAACCATTCGGTGGAGAAAAAGGTGACAAGCTACAAGTCTCAATTTGATTCTCGGAGGGGTGAGGTAGCACTGTTTCGACCCGAAGAGTTTAGTTTCCCGTGTGGAACGAGCCCCGGGAGGCTTTTCATGGATTGCCTTAGCTTAAGCAGTTCGGTTTCCAAGTATGATGAAGACGATGATGACGGTGATCGAGACGACCGGATTAGCCGAGTTTCAAGAGTTTGTATCTCTGGCAATGCTGGTCGGAAAAGAGAGCACGTGAATTACTCTAATCACGTTAATCGATCCCAAACTGGTGTTCCATTTAGTGGGGATCAACGAGAATACAAGTCCGGTGTAATGCAAAGTGCTCGTTTCGGTCCCAAGAGCCGGTTGACGGTCTATGCTCCTTCCACCACCGTAGGAGGCTCTGCTTTAGCCTTGCATTATGCAAATGTCATAATTATCATTGAGAAGTTGCTTCGCTACCCTCATCTTGTGGGCGAGGAAGCTAGGGATGATTTGTATCAGATGTTACCTACGAGCTTAAGAATGTCTCTGAGGACTAATCTCAAGTCCTATGTCAACAATCTGGCAATATATGACGCTCCTCTTGCTCATGATTGGAAGGACAATCTTGATGGCATTCTAAAGTGGCTTGCGCCACTTGCACATAATATGATCAGGTGGCAAAGTGAGCGAAATTTTGAGCAACACCAAATTGTTACGCGGACAAATGTTCTGTTGCTTCAGACACTCTATTTTGCCGAAAGGGAAAAGACAGAGGCAGCATTATGTGAGCTTCTAGTTGGGTTGAATTACATATGTCGCTACGAGCATCAGCAAAATGCGTTACTAGACTGTGCCAGCAGTTTTGATTTTGAGGACTGCATGGAATGGCAATTGCAATGTGGAGCTACTTACCTTCATTGA
- the LOC109007203 gene encoding protein PSK SIMULATOR 1-like produces the protein MVAEPWIVKIGSQVSSNLRHKLLLEPSKRKSPKNNYVPKQTIGILSFEVATVMSKTVLLHKSLTDSEISKLKTEVLKSEGVLNLVSSDEVHLLELALSEKLDDLNHVSCVVSRLGKKCTEPALQGFEHVYGDVVSGVIDVRELGFLVKDMEGMVRKMERLVNATANLYTELEVLNELEQSTKKFQHNQHKESKRAFEQKLIWRRQDVRHLKEISLWNQTYDKVVELLARTVCTIYSRICIVFGDPAMKSKNSQSGLDLHRRLQTGSGAEQLKRVFSRSSENHSVEKKVTSYKSQFDSRRGEVALFRPEEFSFPCGTSPGRLFMDCLSLSSSVSKYDEDDDDGDRDDRISRVSRVCISGNAGRKREHVNYSNHVNRSQTGVPFSGDQREYKSGVMQSARFGPKSRLTVYAPSTTVGGSALALHYANVIIIIEKLLRYPHLVGEEARDDLYQMLPTSLRMSLRTNLKSYVNNLAIYDAPLAHDWKDNLDGILKWLAPLAHNMIRWQSERNFEQHQIVTRTNVLLLQTLYFADREKTEAALCELLVGLNYICRYEHQQNALLDCASSFDFEDCMEWQLQCGATYLH, from the coding sequence ATGGTTGCGGAGCCTTGGATTGTAAAGATAGGTAGTCAGGTAAGCTCCAATCTCAGACACAAGCTCCTTCTCGAACCTTCAAAGAGGAAGAGCCCCAAGAACAACTATGTCCCAAAGCAAACCATAGGCATCCTTTCCTTCGAGGTAGCCACCGTTATGTCAAAGACCGTTCTTCTCCATAAATCCCTGACCGATTCCGAGATCTCCAAGCTCAAGACCGAGGTCTTGAAATCCGAAGGAGTGTTAAACCTGGTGTCCTCCGACGAGGTCCACCTTCTGGAGCTCGCTCTGTCGGAGAAGCTCGACGACTTGAACCATGTCTCCTGTGTGGTGTCTAGGCTGGGCAAGAAATGCACCGAGCCGGCCTTGCAAGGGTTCGAGCACGTGTATGGGGACGTCGTGAGTGGGGTTATTGATGTGAGGGAATTGGGGTTTTTGGTGAAGGATATGGAGGGAATGGTGAGGAAGATGGAGAGGCTTGTGAATGCGACGGCAAACCTGTACACTGAATTGGAGGTGTTGAATGAGCTGGAACAGTCGACGAAGAAGTTCCAGCACAATCAGCACAAGGAGAGTAAGAGGGCTTTCGAGCAGAAACTGATTTGGCGCAGGCAGGACGTGAGGCATCTCAAGGAAATTTCTCTTTGGAACCAGACGTACGATAAGGTTGTGGAGCTCTTGGCCAGGACGGTGTGCACAATATACTCTAGGATTTGTATCGTCTTTGGGGACCCTGCAATGAAATCGAAGAACAGCCAAAGTGGGCTTGATTTGCATCGTCGTCTCCAGACGGGTTCGGGCGCGGAGCAATTGAAACGGGTTTTCAGTAGGAGTAGTGAGAACCATTCGGTGGAGAAAAAGGTGACAAGCTACAAGTCTCAATTTGATTCTCGGAGGGGTGAGGTAGCACTGTTTCGACCCGAAGAGTTTAGTTTCCCGTGTGGAACGAGCCCCGGGAGGCTTTTCATGGATTGCCTTAGCTTAAGCAGTTCGGTTTCCAAGTATGATGAAGACGATGATGACGGTGATCGAGACGACCGGATTAGCCGAGTTTCAAGAGTTTGTATCTCTGGCAATGCTGGTCGGAAAAGAGAGCACGTGAATTACTCTAATCACGTTAATCGATCCCAAACTGGTGTTCCATTTAGTGGGGATCAACGAGAATACAAGTCCGGTGTAATGCAAAGTGCTCGTTTCGGTCCCAAGAGCCGGTTGACGGTCTATGCTCCTTCCACCACCGTAGGAGGCTCTGCTTTAGCCTTGCATTATGCAAATGTCATAATTATCATTGAGAAGTTGCTTCGCTACCCTCATCTTGTGGGCGAGGAAGCTAGGGATGATTTGTATCAGATGTTACCTACGAGCTTAAGAATGTCTCTGAGGACTAATCTCAAGTCCTATGTCAACAATCTGGCAATATATGACGCTCCTCTTGCTCATGATTGGAAGGACAATCTTGATGGCATTCTAAAGTGGCTTGCGCCACTTGCACATAATATGATCAGGTGGCAAAGTGAGCGAAATTTTGAGCAACACCAAATTGTTACGCGGACAAATGTTCTGTTGCTTCAGACACTCTATTTTGCCGATAGGGAAAAGACAGAGGCAGCATTATGTGAGCTTCTAGTTGGGTTGAATTACATATGTCGCTACGAGCATCAGCAAAATGCGTTACTAGACTGTGCCAGCAGTTTTGATTTTGAGGACTGCATGGAATGGCAATTGCAATGTGGAGCTACTTACCTTCATTGA